From Ptychodera flava strain L36383 chromosome 9, AS_Pfla_20210202, whole genome shotgun sequence:
GCTGCAAAAGATCCTTGAAGAAAGAGTGACATGCAAAGATGTTGACAGGAAAGACTGCCAAGAAATGAAATCTAAGTTTATGCAAGCAACGGAATACTTCCAATTGAAGACAGCGGATCATTATGCTGAATTGGCAATGACAATGGAAAAGTCCATGGCCGAGAAAGGCTCAGAAGAAGTTGGGACATTATTTTATCTTTCTGTTCCACCCTTCACATATGCAACTATAGTGGCTTCCATAGCAACAGGTAAACAACTCTTCTGGCTTTGAACTTGATTGTATTGTCAAAAATCCTTATCATATCATTGTGttcccaatatttttgtttgaaatcatcaattcttcaccaaatgaaattttaaaccaaatttcatcaagattGGAACAGTCAACTCTGAACCAATATTGATTAGGTTGTACTTTCATTTTGCTGGTGTACACACACTGTTCAAAGTAGAGGTAGACAAGCAGGCAGTGAGACTCACACAGATAGGGACTGTACGGGTGAAAATGCTGACAAAGATGGATTGGAAATCATGATGGATGAAGGAGATATGCTCATTTCCCAGTGTGACACATATTCCTGATGATATCTCCATAGGGATAGGATCTTTGGGCTTTAGAGGAAGGACAAAATATACTGTTCATGATGAATTCTTCTGTCTACAAGATACATCACTCACATGTACATTTTCCTCAAGTATGCTCGACTTAGTCATCAGTCTCAGATACAGTACAGTCTTTCTAGTTTGAAAGTGTCTGTCATCCAATCTTAATATCATTCCTAAATATACCACAATAATGTTGACAATCATTTGAATACTTGTCCACAGAGTGTAGGCCAGTTGGTGATGCATGGCTGAGAGTAGTCTTGGAAAAACCGTTTGGCAAAGATATCACATCAGCAGAAGAACTTTCCAAAGACATTGAAGCTTATCTAAAGGAAGAGGAAGTGTACAGAATAGATCATTATCTTGGCAAGATTGGTAAGTCTGCAGCTAATGGCAAATAACCATAGGAATAAAGGATAattgtatatgtatgaaatgtagTGAATATGGTAGGTCTTACCCAAAGATAAATTACAGGAAACATTTAGATTGTTTCCACAAGAACATACAAAAGTGTTGTTACATAGAACTTGAAATCAGTAAAGTTAAAAAGAGTGATTAAGAGCAGAGCTAGAGCAAAGTAGTGAGATCATGCAGCAAGCTGCAGAGATGAAGTTAGACATGAAAAACTGAATATCGGTAAAATTAACAAGGGGAATTTTTTCCAGAAAATATGCAGTGTAGTAGCAATATTGTTGGTACTACTTATTACATTACTGTCTTGTATTATTACAGGTGTAAAACACATTATGCCATTCAGATTCCAAAATCAACAGACCTATGAGAAATTATGGAACAAAGACCACATAGAGCGGGTTGAAATTGTCATGAAGGAAAATATGGACGTTAAAGGTGAGTCAACTGTCATCTGTGCAATGTATAGACAGTGCAATGGTACCATTATAAATTCAGGGTTAAATGACAAGGTTTTTATTAAGGTTTTCACCAATTCATCAAATGTAACTATTTGTTGATGTTACTCATCAAAACATGAAATATCTGTGTGTGGTAAATGTGCAAGGAATGTGAAATCATACTGTGTTATTGGATTTTTTGATAATTCCTATTTATGACAAGGTTTATCTTTGTTGAAATGCTATGGCAGGCCAAAAGTAAAGTACTGGATTTCAAAGAAAGTCAGTACCACAACAGTAACCCGCATATTGCATTAAACTATAGTTCTGTGATGAACTATACACTTTGTCAGGGAAATTCCAAAATTCCATATTCACATATCAATGCAATTTACACAATATTTGAAACTATATACCAGATGGCTACGTATCAGGCTGgacaatgatgaaatttctGTCCTCTGTCAAGACTTACTAAACTGGCTCTTACCTCTCCAGGTCGTATTGGATTTTATGATGAATATGGTGTCATCAGAGATGTTATGCAGAACCATCTGACTGAAATACTGGCCttagttgccatggaaatcCCGGACAACATCAGTGACGTGACAGAGCATCATGTCCGTAAACTTCACCTTATGAAACAGATTCTTCCACTGTCACCTGAAAGCTGTGTCCTTGGCCAGTACCAAGAATATAATGATCAGATAAGAGCTGAACTCGACAAGGCAGATGACTTTGAAAGTGTCACACCTACGTATGCAACGGTTGCCATGGAGATTAACAATCCTCGGTGGAAGGGCGTTCCTTTCATTCTGATGGCTGGCAAGATGCTAGATGAGAAGTCCAGCTACGTGAGAATTATTTTCAAACAGAACATTATGTGCATTACCAAGAGTGAAAACACTCCCGGCTTCTGTCATCCCAGACAAATTGTATTTTCAACAAGCACATCAGATTCAAAGACGCCAGTTCTCTTGGTCTCTAAGACTTTGCCTGAACCAAATTTATCAAGTGACTTGAAACTTTTCAATACTGATTCCAACAAAGAGGTGTTCGGTTTACCAGCTTCTCACTATTTTGCATACACGTCAGACAGTAATCCTAGTGCTTACAGTAATTTGATAACATCTGTTTACGCCGGACAAAAGGACAAGTTCATTGGAACTGAAGATCTGTTGATATCCTGGAAAATATGGACACCTTTACTGCAAGGTGTCCAGGGGCGAAAACCTAGGTTATACCCTGGTGATAAGGCTAATGGTGATTGGTTAGATGTTGTAACCCTTGGTAACAAGGTGAAATATGTTAATGATGATGTTTCATTGGTTGGATCAGATCCACTTCACCAATCAGAGTACATCAGAAGTATCCCAGCTGACTTTCGGTACCGCCCACTTGTGTCAGGGAGTACAGACATAATTCTGAGGCAGTTAACTCGAGATATGGAAGCTTTAGCCATTGCTTATGTCGAGCAAGAAGGATCATTTCACATGGCTCTGTCAGGGGGTACCACCCCTAATCTCTTATTTTGCTCTCTTGTTCTGAATGCTGCCCAGTTCCCGTGGGAGAACACACATATTTGGCAGGTTGATGAGAGATGTGTCGACAGCAAAAGTCATTTGCTGAATTTCAAGAGCCTACAAGAGAACTTGTTACAATATGTACCAATATCCCAAGGTAACATCCATTCCATGCCTGTGGAGCTGACCAATAGTCCGTATCAAGAAGGGAAAGATTTGGGAAGTGCCATGTATGAGACTGAAATTAAAAACCTCATTCCACATGAATCCTTAGATTTTGTTTTACTTGGCGTTGGTGAAGATGGACATACTGCATCTCTGTTTCCAGGACAACCAGACACAGAGAGTGATGAAGCATTAGTGAGATTGGCTGACAATGGGCCCCAGAATCTAGCACCACGGAGACTGACAATGACACTGAACTTGATTAACAAAGCGAAGAACGCTGCAGTTCTAGTTTGCGGGCAGAAGAAAAGAGAGATTGTGTCTTTACTGCAGAATGTCGGTAAAGATGCTACAAAGTGGCCAATCACAGGAGTTGAGTTAGTCGACGGAGAGTTAGCATGGTACATTGACCATGATGCTTTCTTATAAGTTCTTCGAATTCACTTGGAATCAGTATTGTTTTCTTAGAACCAATACATGTTACTCTAAGTAACTGAATATCTTACTTGAATTGTCAATCCATCAAAGTTTACTCAAATTGAGCTGATGATTAGAGATACTATTTTAATGTGAAATCAGAGTTACAAATTCAGTGCCAAAAAGTTTTTCTCATCTGCTGTTCAGAATTCCTATGACACTTTCACCCCACACTTACTAATGCAGCATTCAAACGATGCTTTAGTCACATAGTAAGATTACCAAACCAGTTTTCTTCAGTAATTAATCAAATTCATACTTTGAGTTTCCTTTTGAGGCTAAATTATCTGTAAATATTTGCagatgtaaaatttgttgatgtctttttattttgaattatttagTAGTTTTTTATGGTCCATTGATTTATATTGTAATACCAGTTTGTAGACTATACAGGATTATTGAACCCTTGAAAAGGGTTAGAGCCAATTTGCAATTAAGTGTCAGTGGTTAATGGGACAAAGTCACTTATTTCCGAGACTTGGTTTCAATTGAGTACTATAACCCTGTTCATCCAAATAGCACAAAAGCACACATAGAAACAGCGGTGAAGTCGACGTTTGCCAATATGAAAGTCTGGAAATTGAATCGTATGCTGGGTAATGTCTTGGCTCGGTACAGTGCAACCAACTCAAGAATCGTACGATTGTTCTTTCAGGAGTACAAGTTTTTAATTAGCCCTTGGCACTTCACAGAGTCTAGGCACATGCAGTTCCTCCTGACCATCCTCCAACATTGCCATAATTGTTCTTCTCCGGAATAAACAGGACACTCAGTTTTCTATAGATTCAGTACGTCTATGAGACCACATGATAGTGGTACAAACCAACCCATGTACAAACCCGCATAGAAATACACCTACATCATGTATTTCTGTTTGTATTGTGGTCTATTTGAGTTCCTGATTTCACCCACTGTACTGCTGTGCTTTTGTACTTTTGGATGAAGATGGTAACGGGAAATTTATTGCTGGCTAAAGCAAGTGAAATTGTTCACACTGGTTGAAAGTGGTCTTTTGCCCTTTCCTTTTCCAAtggtgacaaaattgtctttccaatatATGCAAGACTTAAAGGTCATCAGAACATTTCCACAATGATAAAATCATGAactataatttcattttatgtaCTATCtgtgatataaaaataaaagtaaaaataaccAAATAAACTTAATGCCAAAACTCAATGACTTTGTGTCCTAAAAGGTACACATTTCATTATTGATGCCTGCGTGTTACATGGTTATGTCATGATTAGAATGTTGATGCTGTACTTAGATAAGTAATTTACAAAGTGGCTATCCTAGTTTTATAATAACTAGTTGTTCACCTAGGAAAAAACTTAATTCTGTGCTTGTGAAATCTTCCTTTGATGTACAACTCTGATGTGAGATCAGTGAGAATTACCTGTTTGTTGAGTGATATAATTATGAGCAATTGCACATAACTgtagttttcatgtttttcactcGTCAGTTTTGGATGTACCTTTCTTATACTTCAAAAACTTTTATAAATGGTCACATACTGATCTCCAAATAATGTTGAAAACATATCATTTGTGGAACAGTGAAAAATAAAGACATGAGATTTTTTTGTTTACAGTATTGGttgtttttatttccaaaaGGATTTTTTTCAACTTAGTGTGTATACTCATTACAACTGAAGGAGAACAATTTCTTCACGGATAAAGACACATAAATGCTTATGCTTTTGTGATAATTCTACACTTGatgtttcagatttttttgaagGTAAGATTAGAGGCTGTCCATTGTTTGCTGTTAAAAGGTTTGAATTACGTACATAGATTGCCAGTTCATATTGTCAGTTCATCATTTGCTTCTTTTATGTACTTGTATAATGTTTTACCATCCCAAGAGTGCtgcctgtgtgtctgtctgtttgtttgtttgtttgcctaCACACAACATGACTACAACTGCTATGAAGTCTAGGTATTTTACGAGCAAGTCATGTTGAAACACAGAAAACGCAGAGATTCCACGTAACGTATGGAAAATATTGATAAGACCCTTACTTTGGATATTCTGTAGCCACTGTTTAGTTAATGTAAAGTGAAGCTGTAAGCAATATTTCCATCCCTATCACTTGATGGTCTATTGACTTCACTTTGATTGGTGATAGGCTTTCAGGAAAAAAGAATGTGTGTCAACATTCGGGAGGAACTTCTAAACTGTATTTATTTGAGGAAAAGCCCACACTTGAAGGAAGTAGGGAAATTCCATTGTCAATATTTGACCCAGAGCATTTCAAAAACCCTATCTACGTTGAAATTTTCACCTATGTAATCTTTGCCAAGATTTCTCTCGCTGCAAAGTTCCCAGATAGAGAGGTCTAAAGGATCCATATGTTGACAATAGTGGCAAAATGCACATCAAAATCTCTCAAAAACTAACATGTACACACAGGTGTACACATTCCTTGGGTATTACTTGATAAGGATTCATATTTAATGATTGGGTGGTTGCTGTCCTGTATTGCCAAATGACAAATATCCTAACACACACATAGTTTGACACAGTGGCACCTACAGGTACTTCTTGTGGATCTTTGGAAACATTACAAAATGCATATACATTCGTTAGTCTTGAATGAGTAATACTAGAACAGCTGTCAAATGATACTACTGTCCTTGTGAACAGTGTTGGAATAGAAATCCTGTCCATTTTCACATGATATTTTTACGCTATGCACCGTGGTGTCTATCTCTTTCTACCACCTCTTTCTTTCAGTTGCAGTTGAACCACACTGCTGTGTGACATGTTGTAGAACGCCAGACTGTTGGAATCTTTGATAAACATACCCTGCAAAAGAAAAAGATACATTGATGTGACactact
This genomic window contains:
- the LOC139139940 gene encoding GDH/6PGL endoplasmic bifunctional protein-like gives rise to the protein MTMKRALTLILVFELICISGVVGVKYSNIVLIGATGDLAKKYLWQGFFNLFLEKSDENNVFHFYGATRAEKEKGDPQLQKILEERVTCKDVDRKDCQEMKSKFMQATEYFQLKTADHYAELAMTMEKSMAEKGSEEVGTLFYLSVPPFTYATIVASIATECRPVGDAWLRVVLEKPFGKDITSAEELSKDIEAYLKEEEVYRIDHYLGKIGVKHIMPFRFQNQQTYEKLWNKDHIERVEIVMKENMDVKGRIGFYDEYGVIRDVMQNHLTEILALVAMEIPDNISDVTEHHVRKLHLMKQILPLSPESCVLGQYQEYNDQIRAELDKADDFESVTPTYATVAMEINNPRWKGVPFILMAGKMLDEKSSYVRIIFKQNIMCITKSENTPGFCHPRQIVFSTSTSDSKTPVLLVSKTLPEPNLSSDLKLFNTDSNKEVFGLPASHYFAYTSDSNPSAYSNLITSVYAGQKDKFIGTEDLLISWKIWTPLLQGVQGRKPRLYPGDKANGDWLDVVTLGNKVKYVNDDVSLVGSDPLHQSEYIRSIPADFRYRPLVSGSTDIILRQLTRDMEALAIAYVEQEGSFHMALSGGTTPNLLFCSLVLNAAQFPWENTHIWQVDERCVDSKSHLLNFKSLQENLLQYVPISQGNIHSMPVELTNSPYQEGKDLGSAMYETEIKNLIPHESLDFVLLGVGEDGHTASLFPGQPDTESDEALVRLADNGPQNLAPRRLTMTLNLINKAKNAAVLVCGQKKREIVSLLQNVGKDATKWPITGVELVDGELAWYIDHDAFL